The BD1-7 clade bacterium genomic interval GGTAACAATAAGATTGGTACCACCGGACGTGGTATTGGCCCAGCATACGAAGATAAAGTATCGCGTCGGGGTCTTCGTGTTGGCGATCTGTTGGATATGGATGTGTTTGCTGAGAAATTGGCAGACCTGCTGGAATACCACAACTTCATGCTGGTGAATTACTATCAGGCGGATGCAGTTGAATTTGATCAAGTGCTTTCTGAAGTTACCGAGATGGCTAAAAAAATTCGCCCAATGATCGCAGATGTGACAGAAATTCTTCACAACGCGCGCGAGAATGATGAAAACGTTCTGTTTGAAGGCGCTCAAGGTACGTTGTTGGATATTGACCTGGGCACATACCCGTTTGTAACGTCTTCAAACACGACGGCAGGTGGTGCGGCAACCGGTACGGGTGTCGGCCCACTGTATTTGGATTATGTATTGGGTATCACTAAGGCTTACACCACACGTGTAGGCTCGGGTCCATTCCCGACAGAGCTGTTCTGTGAAACCGGCGAGCACTTAGGTACCAAAGGCCATGAGTTTGGTGCAACTACCGGGCGTGAGCGTCGTTGCGGTTGGTTTGATGCGATTGCAGTAAAACATGCTGTGCGTATTAACAGTGTGTCAGGCATCTGCTTGACCAAGTTGGATGTACTGGACGGTTTGGAAACCATCAAAGTTTGTACGGCTTACGAGTTGCCAGACGGTTCGCGTATTGAGCATGCTGATGTTGCGTTGTTTGATCAGGTTAAGCCGATTTATGAAGAGCTGCCTGGCTGGACTGAAAGCACTGTTGGCGCGCAATCGATTGACGATCTGCCACAAACCGCCCTTGACTACATCGCCTTTATTGAAGGTAAAGTGGGAGCCCCGGTGGATATTATTTCAACGGGTCCTGATCGTGTTGAAACGATCATCAAGCGCAATCCATTTGAATAATTCATATAACAGGAGTGGTGTGATGAAAATGACGGACATAAGCGCGGCCGTTGTCGTCTCGGTATTGTTATCAGCCCCTGCAGTTCATGCAGGCTTTGATGATTTTGTCGGCGATATGAAAGGGAAAACCAACGACACGATCGATAAAACGTCAGTTTCAGCACAGTCACTGACGGATAAAGCGGCTGAGCATTCTGAATCATTGGCGAATGAAGCTGATAAAGTCTTCAAAGACGTAGATGCAAAAGCACGTGACTTGGTCGATACGTCTGTTGAGAAG includes:
- the purA gene encoding Adenylosuccinate synthetase; its protein translation is MGKNVVVLGTQWGDEGKGKIVDLLTEQASLVSRYQGGHNAGHTLVIDGEKTVLHLIPSGILREGVTCMIGNGVVLAPDALLKEVAGLEDRGVPVAKRLRISPSCPLILSVHVALDQAREKARGNNKIGTTGRGIGPAYEDKVSRRGLRVGDLLDMDVFAEKLADLLEYHNFMLVNYYQADAVEFDQVLSEVTEMAKKIRPMIADVTEILHNARENDENVLFEGAQGTLLDIDLGTYPFVTSSNTTAGGAATGTGVGPLYLDYVLGITKAYTTRVGSGPFPTELFCETGEHLGTKGHEFGATTGRERRCGWFDAIAVKHAVRINSVSGICLTKLDVLDGLETIKVCTAYELPDGSRIEHADVALFDQVKPIYEELPGWTESTVGAQSIDDLPQTALDYIAFIEGKVGAPVDIISTGPDRVETIIKRNPFE